In Vespa velutina chromosome 1, iVesVel2.1, whole genome shotgun sequence, the following proteins share a genomic window:
- the LOC124955799 gene encoding WD repeat-containing protein 81 isoform X2 — MEMEVIKTEFDVPIKYMKVIDDRISLTVHRNWLASFFIVGPISFITHDKLTADEIAAQPTLEELGSDWTRIYAKVYIKQHKNAIPLPRGRRTINTKTQTELTFSQLLHYLSETNYRNLWKESYKKYYNPWSTIEQKEQSIVTANTSDVAIMQEVIARVYGCSIVHVQDRVVYSVSSGLTTESHCNLLPALFAIETTIAFIIFYEQTAKYSLRECVMYSPAALSTSHGKPLFLIYQLLRLSRDLHDLGLVLGEVTLSDILLMENFTIQVLPKLSDNIYFKPKLDCINFITTQMTKEKNHNLYNKKRDLNLYKNIQYGSPEFGINESIEKLCEMWVYNYISNFDYLTALNNLAGRKYGDPSCHHVMPWVTDFTSRCGGIWRDLTKSKFRLNKGDRQLDLTFDSQSTEVGHHVSDVLSEITYYVYLSRRYDKSVLCKHVRPLWVPGEYPASIQRLHDWSPDECIPQFFIDASVFKSIHEDLPDLEIPAWATSPEDFIQKHREALESFYVSERLHHWIDLTFGYKLSGSAAVKSKNVCLQLVDNHTTLTNSGIVQLFTQPHPQKIMPSPYWGKVPPRLRSSLLTSKNSSGGKTSDDEGHSSGLEEEELPITISNTSRSSPLALSRFLSRSRGSLLTVEDNTKSDKTSNQIIILPKDYNPIAAIQHVEIMHTFINKTSHKVYKPIIGSQDLSINFKQIVASGRIKEQQILGCLIVEIFLSGKFRATWNIEKLSFARRLSACLNVIKLSADSLPKCIRNAVALLLQVDVVPKSYNVESTEINEMSFRYPTITHMGLPPPSAHQFLQPILSGSLFPFSKYCQYLYNIVEMIQEYNSLVRELNFVLKFEDTDFVTKTKIRYLCKISECKVKAIARELEQLLPHIGAAKEGSLQLIVPHIQQLIKEPYSAVLATWHLFDPIAKALGPKETADMFLLPIMKLYENGSVMDCSLHADILHAGTLAKFRTTLLYHRSFLLILMVRLGLRRFLENFITPLVEAVGGYRDYVQGSCISVHRTGNLKSCDLSGTCGDIEGVLSPLDEDSSADSEHNISSSSAPATNDYSSQIKSANDNDVEEVFAMETEGNAWNFLSINRSYNVDLHIDLNLNLNDDLNEEDNKVSPPSSTKSPTIPIPKHSGSGKLMIEVNSIGCDVGSKTSNEDIPYNEISGVIHFESNTSDNACNTYLEEQNPILQPTDDKSNAAVLDNTDNEYDQAYQRSAPNECTVSEISAESVIWLSHRLGPVLTARYLSRNLLRMLTLCYAGKENLTPSNEVIITSVQGMDWNKKILVGDHNAAKVLDCLTAIAGLYGEQIILLQYFAHMAELLTLCKRKLTQSLEGGLLSCLALLNHITQYLSDSVLMDALHESIIKAILHPTVRILSTTRFTFPNGIVARTALADKCLEAMIMLSLRLGSAVTKNHLAVPIQRFFLAFDKSFNQNSKIECLSDDLGIKDSSCCHVSDSGVRIKVSNEGTSHCNIQDWNIIETCSSGSPLIWDGFSVENAESYSPPVVENSNISDPQRNKAFEELKEVFTTEFAHKAYMLFYKCMSGEAIEQILKNHQHIRNLCHEYEQQTRLSSPNVGTEQYSASCLVDYSISENMEFLNKDVNSFGNISVIGNRFEIQKDDSRSQSTADTVICPNKEIYSLSSGRQLRGNWLAYWEHEIGRPDKETAFNIKQIKLQSFGGHNNSIRCLYVLDNENSFMSGSRDKTVKLWSLRSQGDGSTVSSCQYTYTGHKKSILALTFLESLRYAITCDGVIHCWDPFMGSLLGCPENNRLAPINTLAAGPSPSTNLFVGTTDITLRVIDCRTFQYVNEMKVLTNPTGLIRCIAVAPSGHWIALGQASGFLTILDIRTGLIIASWKGHECEILQLQAVNETTIISSSLDQTIAVWSAMDGKLKFHMKGTTEPVHCMATYERGLVIGTTANRIGVYTSVDINAPFSSSKLKSDAFKGVLTAISILPLNRLLLLGADNGGITLLC; from the exons ATGGAAATGGAGGTTATTAAGACAGAATTTGATGTgccaataaaatatatgaaagttaTAGATGACAGAATTAGTTTGACAGTACATCGAAATTGGTTGGCaagtttttttattgttgGACCAATATCGTTTATCACCCATGATAAACTTACAGCAGATGAAATTGCAGCACAACCTACATTAGAAGAACTGGGATCCGATTGGACAAGAATTTAtgcaaaa gTCTATATAAAGCAGCATAAAAATGCTATTCCTCTACCTAGAGGAAGACGTACTATTAATACCAAAACTCAAACAGAACTGACATTTTCACAGTTGTTACATTATCTTTCAGAAACCAATTATCGCAATTTGTGGAAAGAatcttacaaaaaatattata ATCCATGGAGTACTATTGAACAGAAAGAACAATCTATTGTAACTGCTAATACATCTGATGTAGCTATTATGCAGGAAGTAATAGCAAGGGTATATGGTTGCAGTATAGTACATGTACAAGATAGGGTAGTTTACTCAGTATCATCTGGCCTAACAACTGAATCTCATTGCAATCTTCTTCCAGCACTTTTTGCTATCGAAACAACTAttgcttttataattttttatgagcAAACTGCAAAATATTCTTTGCGAGa ATGTGTAATGTATAGTCCAGCAGCTTTGAGTACAAGTCATGGAAAACCActgtttttaatttatcaactATTAAGATTATCTAGAGATTTGCATGATCTTGGATTAGTATTAGGTGAAGTGACACTTAGTGATATTTTGCTTATGGAAAATTTTACTATTCAg gtacTACCAAAGTTAAgtgataatatctattttaaacCTAAACTAgattgtataaattttattactactCAAatgactaaagaaaaaaatcacaatttgtataataaaaagcgtgatttaaatttatataaaaatatacaatatggTAGTCCCGAATTTGGTATAAATGAGAGTATTGAGAAGTTATGTGAAATGTGGGTGTATAACTACATCAGCAACTTTGACTATTTAACTGCTCTTAACAATCTGGCAGGTAGAAAATATGGTGATCCTAGTTGTCACCATGTAATGCCTTGGGTAACAGATTTTACATCAAGATGCGGTGGCATTTGGAGAGATTTAACCAAATCGAAGTTTCGATTAAACAAAGGAGATAGGCAATTAGATCTTACATTTGATTCACAATCCACTGAg gTAGGACATCATGTATCGGATGTACTGTCGGAAATCACATATTATGTATACCTGTCCCGTCGTTACGATAAATCTGTTCTTTGTAAACACGTACGACCATTATGGGTACCAGGAGAATATCCTGCATCAATTCAAAGACTACATGATTGGAGTCCAGATGAGTGTATTCctcaattttttattgatgCAAGTGTTTTTAag TCCATTCATGAAGATTTACCAGATTTAGAAATACCAGCTTGGGCAACTTCTCCTGAAGACTTTATCCAAAAACATAGGGAAGCTTTGGAAAGTTTTTATGTATCAGAGAGATTACATCATTGGATAGATCTAACATTTGgttataa atTATCTGGTTCTGCAGCGGTAAAATCAAAGAACGTTTGTTTACAACTTGTTGATAATCATACAACTTTGACAAATTCTGGTATCGTGCAACTTTTTACTCAACCTCATCCACAAAAAATTATGCCATCTCCATATTGGGGAAAAGTACCTCCCCGTTTACGTTCATCTTTATTGACTAGTAAAa ATTCATCTGGAGGTAAAACTAGTGATGATGAAGGTCATAGCTCTggattagaagaagaagaattgccaataacaatatcaaataCATCCCGATCTTCACCTCTAGCTTTAAGTCGATTTTTAAGCCGTTCCCGAGGTTCTCTTCTTACAGTAGAAGATAATACTAAATCAGACAAAACTTCAAACCAAATAATAATCCTTCCAAAGGATTACAATCCTATTGCAGCCATACAGCATGTAGAAATAATGCATACCTTTATAAACAAAACCAGTCATAAAGTTTACAAACCTATAATAGGCTCACAAGATTTGTCTATAAATTTTAAGCAAATTGTAGCCAGTGGTCGTATAAAGGAACAACAAATTTTAGGCTGCTTaattgttgaaatatttctttctggtAAATTTCGAGCTACAtggaatattgaaaaattatcttttgcACGAAGATTAAGTGCAtgtttaaatgttataaaattatctgcAGATAGCTTACCAAAATGCATAAGAAATGCTGTAGCTTTACTTCTACAAGTTGATGTTGTACCAAAAAGCTATAACGTAGAAAGTACAGAA ataaatgAGATGTCCTTTCGTTATCCAACTATTACACATATGGGTTTGCCACCACCATCTGCTCATCAATTTTTGCAGCCTATACTTTCTGGTAGCCTATTCccattttctaaatattgccaatatttgtataatatagttGAGATGATACAAGAATACAATAGTTTAGTTCGTGAACTAAACtttgtattaaaatttgaagatACAGATTTTGTAACTAAGACAAAAATAAGATATCTTTGTAAAATTAGTGAATGTAAAGTGAAAGCAATAGCAAGAGAATTAGAACAATTATTACCACATATTGGTGCTGCTAAAGAAGGTAGTTTACAATTAATAGTACCTCATATACAGCAACTTATAAAAGAACCATACAGTGCAGTCTTGGCTACTTGGCATCTTTTCGATCCAATTGCTAA GGCATTGGGTCCAAAAGAAACAGCAGATATGTTTCTTTTACCTATAATGAAATTGTATGAAAATGGTTCTGTTATGGATTGTTCATTACATGCAGATATACTACATGCTGGAACACTTGCGAAATTTCGAAcaacattattatatcatagaaGTTTTTTACTAATACTTATGGTCAGATTAGGATTGCGGCGTTtcttagaaaatttcattacaCCACTTGTGGAAGCAGTAGGGGGTTATCGAGACTATGTTCAAGGATCATGTATAAGTGTGCATAGAACAGGAAATTTGAA gaGTTGTGATCTAAGTGGAACATGTGGTGATATTGAAGGTGTTCTATCACCTTTAGATGAAGATTCTTCTGCAGATTCAGAACATAATATATCATCTTCATCTGCACCTGCAACCAATGATTACTCCTCTCAAATAAAATCTGcaaatgataatgatgttgAAG aagtATTTGCTATGGAAACAGAAGGAAATGCATGGAATTTTCTGAGTATCAATCGTTCGTATAATGTTGATTTACATATAGATCTAAATTTGAATCTTAATGATGATTTGAATGAAGAAGATAACAAAGTATCACCACCTAGTTCAACTAAATCACCAACAATTCCAATACCAAAACATTCAGGAAGTGGAAAGCTTATGATAGAAGTTAATAGCATAGGATGTGATGTTGGAAGTAAAACTTCCAATGAAGATATTccttataatgaaatatctgGGGTTATACATTTTGAAAGTAATACTTCTGACAATGCTTGTAATACATATCTTGAAGAACAAAATCCTATACTTCAACCCACAGATGATAAGTCTAATGCAGCAGTGTtagataatactgataatgaGTATGATCAGGCATATCAAAGATCTGCACCAAATGAATGTACAGTATCAGAAATAAGTGCAGAGTCCGTAATATGGTTGTCTCATCGTCTTGGACCTGTTCTTACAGCTCGGTATTTATCACGAAATCTATTAAGAATGCTTACTTTATGTTATGCTGGCAAAGAAAACTTAACACCTTCAAATGAAGTTATCATAACATCAGTTCAAGGAATGGAttggaataaaaagattttagtAGGTGATCATAATGCTGCCAAAGTATTAGACTGTTTAACTGCTATTGCAG GATTATATGGAGAACAGATTATACTTCTACAATATTTTGCACATATGGCAGAACTTTTAAcattatgtaaaagaaaattgacacAAAGTTTGGAAGGTGGACTACTTTCTTGTTTAGCCTTACTTAATCATATCACACAATACTTAAGCGATTCTGTCTTAATGGACGCGCTTCAT GAATCCATTATTAAGGCAATTTTGCATCCTACTGTTCGTATATTATCTACTACGAGATTTACTTTTCCTAATGGAATTGTTGCTCGTACAGCTTTAGCTGATAAATGTTTAGAAGCTATGATCATGCTAAGCTTGAGATTAGGTAGTGCTGTTACGAAAAACCACTTAGCAGTTCCAATACAACGATTTTTCCTTGCAtttgataaatcatttaatcaaaataGTAAGATAGAATGTCTGTCAGATGATCTTGGAATAAAAGATTCAAGTTGTTGCCACGTAAGCGATAGTGGCGTgag AATAAAAGTTTCTAATGAAGGTACAAGTCATTGTAATATCCAAGACTGGAATATAATTGAAACTTGTTCTTCTGGTTCTCCTCTGATATGGGATGGTTTTAGTGTAGAAAATGCTGAATCATATTCTCCACCAGTTgtagaaaattcaaatatatcggATCCTCAgagaaataaa gCATTTGAAGAGTTAAAAGAAGTATTTACTACAGAGTTTGCACATAAAGCATACATGCTGTTCTACAAATGTATGAGTGGTGAAGCGATAGAACAAATACTTAAAAATCATCAGCACATACGTAATCTTTGCCATGAATATGAACAACAAACACGATTATCTTCACCTAATGTGGGTACAGAGCAATATAGTGCATCATGCCTAGTAGATTACAGTATTTCAGAAAACATGGAATTTTTGAACAAGGATGTAAATAGTTTTGGGAATATATCTGTGATAGGAAATAGGTTTGAAATACAGAAAGATGACAGTCGATCTCAATCAACAGCTGACACAGTTATTTGTCCAAATAaggaaatttattctttatctagTGGGAGACAGTTACGTGGAAATTGGTTAGCATATTGGGAACATGAAATTGGAAGACCTGACAAAGAAACAGCATTCAACATAAAGCAGATAAAACTTCAAAGTTTTGGTGGACACAATAATAGTATTAGATGCTTATATGTtttagataatgaaaatagttTTATGAGTGGAAGCAGAGATAAAACTGTTAAATTATGGAGTTTAAGAAGTCAG GGTGATGGAAGTACTGTTTCATCATGTCAATACACGTATACTGGTCACAAGAAATCTATTCTTGCATTAACATTCCTAGAATCTCTACGATATGCAATTACTTGTGATGGAGTCATTCATTGTTGGGATCCTTTCATGGGTTCTTTATTAGGATGTccagaaaataatcgattagcACCTATAAATACTTTAGCTGCAGGTCCTTCTCCATCAACTAATTTGTTTGTTGGAACGACTGATATTACTTTAAGAGTTATTGATTGTAGAACATTCCAATATgttaatgaaatgaaa gTGTTGACAAATCCTACTGGTTTGATCAGATGTATCGCAGTTGCACCTAGTGGCCATTGGATTGCATTAGGTCAAGCATCTGGGTTTTTAACTATTTTAGATATTAGAACTGGTCTTATCATAGCATCTTGGAAAGGACATGAGTGTGAG atattgcaATTGCAAGCTGTGAATGAAACAACTATTATAAGTTCTTCATTAGACCAAACTATTGCAGTGTGGAGTGCGATGGATGGTAAACTAAAGTTTCACAtgaa AGGCACTACTGAACCAGTTCATTGCATGGCAACTTATGAACGAGGGTTGGTAATAGGAACAACAGCAAATCGGATAGGTGTTTATACATCTGTAGATATAAATGCTCCATTTTCTTCATCCAAGCTCAAATCCGATGCCTTTAAAGGAGTCCTTACTGCTATTTCCATACTTCCTCTTAATCGATTATTGCTGCTAGGTGCAGATAATGGAGGAATAACGTTATTGTGTTGA
- the LOC124955799 gene encoding WD repeat-containing protein 81 isoform X4, whose amino-acid sequence MPWVTDFTSRCGGIWRDLTKSKFRLNKGDRQLDLTFDSQSTEVGHHVSDVLSEITYYVYLSRRYDKSVLCKHVRPLWVPGEYPASIQRLHDWSPDECIPQFFIDASVFKSIHEDLPDLEIPAWATSPEDFIQKHREALESFYVSERLHHWIDLTFGYKLSGSAAVKSKNVCLQLVDNHTTLTNSGIVQLFTQPHPQKIMPSPYWGKVPPRLRSSLLTSKNSSGGKTSDDEGHSSGLEEEELPITISNTSRSSPLALSRFLSRSRGSLLTVEDNTKSDKTSNQIIILPKDYNPIAAIQHVEIMHTFINKTSHKVYKPIIGSQDLSINFKQIVASGRIKEQQILGCLIVEIFLSGKFRATWNIEKLSFARRLSACLNVIKLSADSLPKCIRNAVALLLQVDVVPKSYNVESTEINEMSFRYPTITHMGLPPPSAHQFLQPILSGSLFPFSKYCQYLYNIVEMIQEYNSLVRELNFVLKFEDTDFVTKTKIRYLCKISECKVKAIARELEQLLPHIGAAKEGSLQLIVPHIQQLIKEPYSAVLATWHLFDPIAKALGPKETADMFLLPIMKLYENGSVMDCSLHADILHAGTLAKFRTTLLYHRSFLLILMVRLGLRRFLENFITPLVEAVGGYRDYVQGSCISVHRTGNLKSCDLSGTCGDIEGVLSPLDEDSSADSEHNISSSSAPATNDYSSQIKSANDNDVEEVFAMETEGNAWNFLSINRSYNVDLHIDLNLNLNDDLNEEDNKVSPPSSTKSPTIPIPKHSGSGKLMIEVNSIGCDVGSKTSNEDIPYNEISGVIHFESNTSDNACNTYLEEQNPILQPTDDKSNAAVLDNTDNEYDQAYQRSAPNECTVSEISAESVIWLSHRLGPVLTARYLSRNLLRMLTLCYAGKENLTPSNEVIITSVQGMDWNKKILVGDHNAAKVLDCLTAIAGLYGEQIILLQYFAHMAELLTLCKRKLTQSLEGGLLSCLALLNHITQYLSDSVLMDALHESIIKAILHPTVRILSTTRFTFPNGIVARTALADKCLEAMIMLSLRLGSAVTKNHLAVPIQRFFLAFDKSFNQNSKIECLSDDLGIKDSSCCHVSDSGVRIKVSNEGTSHCNIQDWNIIETCSSGSPLIWDGFSVENAESYSPPVVENSNISDPQRNKAFEELKEVFTTEFAHKAYMLFYKCMSGEAIEQILKNHQHIRNLCHEYEQQTRLSSPNVGTEQYSASCLVDYSISENMEFLNKDVNSFGNISVIGNRFEIQKDDSRSQSTADTVICPNKEIYSLSSGRQLRGNWLAYWEHEIGRPDKETAFNIKQIKLQSFGGHNNSIRCLYVLDNENSFMSGSRDKTVKLWSLRSQGDGSTVSSCQYTYTGHKKSILALTFLESLRYAITCDGVIHCWDPFMGSLLGCPENNRLAPINTLAAGPSPSTNLFVGTTDITLRVIDCRTFQYVNEMKVLTNPTGLIRCIAVAPSGHWIALGQASGFLTILDIRTGLIIASWKGHECEILQLQAVNETTIISSSLDQTIAVWSAMDGKLKFHMNFYVFRGTTEPVHCMATYERGLVIGTTANRIGVYTSVDINAPFSSSKLKSDAFKGVLTAISILPLNRLLLLGADNGGITLLC is encoded by the exons ATGCCTTGGGTAACAGATTTTACATCAAGATGCGGTGGCATTTGGAGAGATTTAACCAAATCGAAGTTTCGATTAAACAAAGGAGATAGGCAATTAGATCTTACATTTGATTCACAATCCACTGAg gTAGGACATCATGTATCGGATGTACTGTCGGAAATCACATATTATGTATACCTGTCCCGTCGTTACGATAAATCTGTTCTTTGTAAACACGTACGACCATTATGGGTACCAGGAGAATATCCTGCATCAATTCAAAGACTACATGATTGGAGTCCAGATGAGTGTATTCctcaattttttattgatgCAAGTGTTTTTAag TCCATTCATGAAGATTTACCAGATTTAGAAATACCAGCTTGGGCAACTTCTCCTGAAGACTTTATCCAAAAACATAGGGAAGCTTTGGAAAGTTTTTATGTATCAGAGAGATTACATCATTGGATAGATCTAACATTTGgttataa atTATCTGGTTCTGCAGCGGTAAAATCAAAGAACGTTTGTTTACAACTTGTTGATAATCATACAACTTTGACAAATTCTGGTATCGTGCAACTTTTTACTCAACCTCATCCACAAAAAATTATGCCATCTCCATATTGGGGAAAAGTACCTCCCCGTTTACGTTCATCTTTATTGACTAGTAAAa ATTCATCTGGAGGTAAAACTAGTGATGATGAAGGTCATAGCTCTggattagaagaagaagaattgccaataacaatatcaaataCATCCCGATCTTCACCTCTAGCTTTAAGTCGATTTTTAAGCCGTTCCCGAGGTTCTCTTCTTACAGTAGAAGATAATACTAAATCAGACAAAACTTCAAACCAAATAATAATCCTTCCAAAGGATTACAATCCTATTGCAGCCATACAGCATGTAGAAATAATGCATACCTTTATAAACAAAACCAGTCATAAAGTTTACAAACCTATAATAGGCTCACAAGATTTGTCTATAAATTTTAAGCAAATTGTAGCCAGTGGTCGTATAAAGGAACAACAAATTTTAGGCTGCTTaattgttgaaatatttctttctggtAAATTTCGAGCTACAtggaatattgaaaaattatcttttgcACGAAGATTAAGTGCAtgtttaaatgttataaaattatctgcAGATAGCTTACCAAAATGCATAAGAAATGCTGTAGCTTTACTTCTACAAGTTGATGTTGTACCAAAAAGCTATAACGTAGAAAGTACAGAA ataaatgAGATGTCCTTTCGTTATCCAACTATTACACATATGGGTTTGCCACCACCATCTGCTCATCAATTTTTGCAGCCTATACTTTCTGGTAGCCTATTCccattttctaaatattgccaatatttgtataatatagttGAGATGATACAAGAATACAATAGTTTAGTTCGTGAACTAAACtttgtattaaaatttgaagatACAGATTTTGTAACTAAGACAAAAATAAGATATCTTTGTAAAATTAGTGAATGTAAAGTGAAAGCAATAGCAAGAGAATTAGAACAATTATTACCACATATTGGTGCTGCTAAAGAAGGTAGTTTACAATTAATAGTACCTCATATACAGCAACTTATAAAAGAACCATACAGTGCAGTCTTGGCTACTTGGCATCTTTTCGATCCAATTGCTAA GGCATTGGGTCCAAAAGAAACAGCAGATATGTTTCTTTTACCTATAATGAAATTGTATGAAAATGGTTCTGTTATGGATTGTTCATTACATGCAGATATACTACATGCTGGAACACTTGCGAAATTTCGAAcaacattattatatcatagaaGTTTTTTACTAATACTTATGGTCAGATTAGGATTGCGGCGTTtcttagaaaatttcattacaCCACTTGTGGAAGCAGTAGGGGGTTATCGAGACTATGTTCAAGGATCATGTATAAGTGTGCATAGAACAGGAAATTTGAA gaGTTGTGATCTAAGTGGAACATGTGGTGATATTGAAGGTGTTCTATCACCTTTAGATGAAGATTCTTCTGCAGATTCAGAACATAATATATCATCTTCATCTGCACCTGCAACCAATGATTACTCCTCTCAAATAAAATCTGcaaatgataatgatgttgAAG aagtATTTGCTATGGAAACAGAAGGAAATGCATGGAATTTTCTGAGTATCAATCGTTCGTATAATGTTGATTTACATATAGATCTAAATTTGAATCTTAATGATGATTTGAATGAAGAAGATAACAAAGTATCACCACCTAGTTCAACTAAATCACCAACAATTCCAATACCAAAACATTCAGGAAGTGGAAAGCTTATGATAGAAGTTAATAGCATAGGATGTGATGTTGGAAGTAAAACTTCCAATGAAGATATTccttataatgaaatatctgGGGTTATACATTTTGAAAGTAATACTTCTGACAATGCTTGTAATACATATCTTGAAGAACAAAATCCTATACTTCAACCCACAGATGATAAGTCTAATGCAGCAGTGTtagataatactgataatgaGTATGATCAGGCATATCAAAGATCTGCACCAAATGAATGTACAGTATCAGAAATAAGTGCAGAGTCCGTAATATGGTTGTCTCATCGTCTTGGACCTGTTCTTACAGCTCGGTATTTATCACGAAATCTATTAAGAATGCTTACTTTATGTTATGCTGGCAAAGAAAACTTAACACCTTCAAATGAAGTTATCATAACATCAGTTCAAGGAATGGAttggaataaaaagattttagtAGGTGATCATAATGCTGCCAAAGTATTAGACTGTTTAACTGCTATTGCAG GATTATATGGAGAACAGATTATACTTCTACAATATTTTGCACATATGGCAGAACTTTTAAcattatgtaaaagaaaattgacacAAAGTTTGGAAGGTGGACTACTTTCTTGTTTAGCCTTACTTAATCATATCACACAATACTTAAGCGATTCTGTCTTAATGGACGCGCTTCAT GAATCCATTATTAAGGCAATTTTGCATCCTACTGTTCGTATATTATCTACTACGAGATTTACTTTTCCTAATGGAATTGTTGCTCGTACAGCTTTAGCTGATAAATGTTTAGAAGCTATGATCATGCTAAGCTTGAGATTAGGTAGTGCTGTTACGAAAAACCACTTAGCAGTTCCAATACAACGATTTTTCCTTGCAtttgataaatcatttaatcaaaataGTAAGATAGAATGTCTGTCAGATGATCTTGGAATAAAAGATTCAAGTTGTTGCCACGTAAGCGATAGTGGCGTgag AATAAAAGTTTCTAATGAAGGTACAAGTCATTGTAATATCCAAGACTGGAATATAATTGAAACTTGTTCTTCTGGTTCTCCTCTGATATGGGATGGTTTTAGTGTAGAAAATGCTGAATCATATTCTCCACCAGTTgtagaaaattcaaatatatcggATCCTCAgagaaataaa gCATTTGAAGAGTTAAAAGAAGTATTTACTACAGAGTTTGCACATAAAGCATACATGCTGTTCTACAAATGTATGAGTGGTGAAGCGATAGAACAAATACTTAAAAATCATCAGCACATACGTAATCTTTGCCATGAATATGAACAACAAACACGATTATCTTCACCTAATGTGGGTACAGAGCAATATAGTGCATCATGCCTAGTAGATTACAGTATTTCAGAAAACATGGAATTTTTGAACAAGGATGTAAATAGTTTTGGGAATATATCTGTGATAGGAAATAGGTTTGAAATACAGAAAGATGACAGTCGATCTCAATCAACAGCTGACACAGTTATTTGTCCAAATAaggaaatttattctttatctagTGGGAGACAGTTACGTGGAAATTGGTTAGCATATTGGGAACATGAAATTGGAAGACCTGACAAAGAAACAGCATTCAACATAAAGCAGATAAAACTTCAAAGTTTTGGTGGACACAATAATAGTATTAGATGCTTATATGTtttagataatgaaaatagttTTATGAGTGGAAGCAGAGATAAAACTGTTAAATTATGGAGTTTAAGAAGTCAG GGTGATGGAAGTACTGTTTCATCATGTCAATACACGTATACTGGTCACAAGAAATCTATTCTTGCATTAACATTCCTAGAATCTCTACGATATGCAATTACTTGTGATGGAGTCATTCATTGTTGGGATCCTTTCATGGGTTCTTTATTAGGATGTccagaaaataatcgattagcACCTATAAATACTTTAGCTGCAGGTCCTTCTCCATCAACTAATTTGTTTGTTGGAACGACTGATATTACTTTAAGAGTTATTGATTGTAGAACATTCCAATATgttaatgaaatgaaa gTGTTGACAAATCCTACTGGTTTGATCAGATGTATCGCAGTTGCACCTAGTGGCCATTGGATTGCATTAGGTCAAGCATCTGGGTTTTTAACTATTTTAGATATTAGAACTGGTCTTATCATAGCATCTTGGAAAGGACATGAGTGTGAG atattgcaATTGCAAGCTGTGAATGAAACAACTATTATAAGTTCTTCATTAGACCAAACTATTGCAGTGTGGAGTGCGATGGATGGTAAACTAAAGTTTCACAtgaa tttTTACGTTTTTAGAGGCACTACTGAACCAGTTCATTGCATGGCAACTTATGAACGAGGGTTGGTAATAGGAACAACAGCAAATCGGATAGGTGTTTATACATCTGTAGATATAAATGCTCCATTTTCTTCATCCAAGCTCAAATCCGATGCCTTTAAAGGAGTCCTTACTGCTATTTCCATACTTCCTCTTAATCGATTATTGCTGCTAGGTGCAGATAATGGAGGAATAACGTTATTGTGTTGA